The Camelina sativa cultivar DH55 chromosome 14, Cs, whole genome shotgun sequence genome includes a window with the following:
- the LOC104740606 gene encoding uncharacterized protein LOC104740606, producing MAEDFARAVDDGLKLAKRIYFGKDRAVAAPRPPAPMERSATTQPYLPTAPMVYAVIPDPGIVDNPDLPSYQPHVHGRCDPPALIPLQMNSIELDVDCYLDTAIVTVTGSWRVHCVMGSKRCDCRIAIPMGEQGSILGVEVEIPRKSYTTQLITADDENEFEKTAHPETGGFLKPNIFTLTIPQVDGGTNLSIKMSWSQKLTYNEGQFFLDIPFSFPEYVTPAVKKISKREKIYLSVNAGTGTEVLCKGCSHQLKEKLRSAGKLRFAYEADVLKWSNTDFSFSYTASSSSIVGGLFLQSAPAHDVDQRDICSFYLFPGKQQKTKVFKREVVFVVDISKSMTGKPLEDVNNAISTALSKLNPGDSFNIITFSDDTSLFSTSMELVTPDAVERGIEWMNKNFVIADGTNMLPPLEKAVEMLSNTRGSIPMIFFVTDGSVEDERHICDVMKKHLASAGSVCPRIHTFGLGVFCNHYFLQMLANLSRGQHESVYNTDHIEERLDKLFTKALSTALVNITIEPLQSLDEVEVYPSNIPDLTSANPLMIYGRYRGKFPENVIAKGLLGDLSSFSVNLTVQSAKDMPLDKVFAKNVIDLLTAEAWFSEDKQLKEKIAKLSIQTSVPSEYTRMIQLEHTEELKPSDTAGKKKTSSNGEKQKMISRTIPLQSLGIGFGDKTATRENVPPGFGEQKAPDAAEKFVKAASSCCVSLCNKCCCMCCVQCCTKLNDQCVLVFTQLFTAIACLACFECCSAICCSGDDG from the exons ATGGCGGAGGATTTCGCTAGAGCGGTGGACGATGGGCTTAAACTCGCGAAACGGATTTATTTCGGGAAAGACAGGGCCGTCGCGGCTCCGAGACCACCTGCGCCGATGGAGAGATCGGCTACGACGCAGCCTTACCTTCCTACGGCTCCCATGGTTTACGCCGTTATACCCGACCCGGGAATTGTGGATAACCCGGATTTACCTAGCTATCAGCCTCACGTGCACGGCAGGTGCGACCCACCTGCTTTGATTCCTTTGCAGATGAATTCGATTGAGCTCGATGTTGATTGTTACCTCGATACCGCTATCGTCACCGTCACCGGATCGTGGCGGGTTCACTGCGTTATGGGAAGCAAGAGATGTGATTGCCGAATCGCGATTCCCATGGGGGAACAG GGTTCAATTCTAGGTGTTGAGGTTGAGATTCCTAGAAAATCTTACACAACTCAGTTGATAACAGCCGACGATGAAAATGAATTTGAGAAAACGGCACATCCTGAAACTGGAGGCTTCTTGAAACCAAACATATTCACTCTTACAATACCACAG GTTGATGGAGGTACCAACCTCTCTATCAAGATGTCTTGGTCTCAGAAGTTGACGTATAATGAAGGGCAGTTTTTTCTTGATATTCCTTTCAGCTTTCCTGAGTATGTGACTCCTGCGGTTAAGAAAATCTCCAAGAGGGAAAAGATTTATTTGAGTGTTAATGCTGGTACTGGAACTGAAGTTCTCTGCAAAGGATGCAGTCATCAACTTAAG GAAAAATTGCGGAGTGCAGGGAAGTTGAGGTTTGCATATGAAGCTGATGTTTTAAAGTGGTCCAACACAGACTTTAGCTTTTCTTATACG GCCTCTTCAAGTAGTATAGTTGGTGGACTATTCCTTCAATCTGCTCCTGCTCACGATGTTGATCAGAGAGACATATgttctttctatctttttccaggaaagcaacaaaaaacaaag GTATTCAAGCGGGAGGTAGTATTTGTTGTTGACATAAGTAAAAGCATGACTGGAAAACCTCTCGAGGATGTAAACAATGCGATATCCACAGCTCTATCTAAGCTTAATCCTGGAGATTCCTTCAATATTATCACTTTCAGCGATGACACTTCTCTGTTTTCGACTTCGATGGAGTTGGTCACTCCAGATGCTGTTGAAAGAGGCATTGAGTGGATGAACAAGAACTTTGTCATCGCAGATGGTACAAACATGCTCCCTCCACTAGAGAAG GCTGTCGAAATGCTTTCGAATACTCGTGGCTCTATTCCTATGATCTTTTTCGTAACAGATGGGTCTGTTGAAGATGAGAGACACATTTGTGATGTAATGAAGAAACATCTTGCTAGTGCTGGATCAGTGTGTCCACGAATACACACTTTTGGATTAG GTGTGTTCTGTAACCACTACTTCCTGCAAATGCTTGCAAATCTATCCAGGGGCCAGCACGAATCAGTTTATAATACAG ATCACATTGAGGAACGACTGGACAAACTGTTTACAAAGGCTTTATCCACAGCTCTTGTTAATATAACAATTGAGCCTCTGCAGAGTCTAGATGAAGTTGAG GTATACCCCTCAAATATTCCGGATCTGACGTCTGCAAATCCATTGATGATATATGGAAGATACCGAGGAAAGTTCCCTGAGAATGTGATAGCAAAAGGTCTGCTAGGAGATTTGAGCAGCTTTTCTGTAAACTTGACTGTACAAAGTGCAAAAGACATGCCTCTTGATAAA GTATTTGCAAAGAATGTGATCGACTTGCTTACCGCTGAGGCATGGTTCTCTGAAGACAAACAGCTAAAAGAGAAG aTTGCTAAACTAAGCATCCAAACCAGCGTACCATCCGAGTATACTAGAATGATCCAATTAGAGCACACAGAAGAATTGAAACCCAGCGACACTGCCGGAAAGAAAAAG ACATCAAGCAATGGCGAGAAACAGAAGATGATATCAAGAACGATCCCGCTACAAAGCCTCGGGATAGGCTTTGGTGATAAAACAGCCACCAGAGAGAATGTTCCACCAGGATTTGGCGAACAGAAAGCACCTGATGCTGCTGAGAAGTTTGTCAAGGCTGCTTCGAGCTGTTGTGTGTCATTGTGCAACAAATGTTGCTGCATGTGTTGTGTCCAGTGCTGCACGAAGCTCAATGATCAATGTGTCCTTGTCTTCACACAGCTCTTCACAGCGATTGCTTGCCTTGCCTGCTTTGAATGTTGCTCAGCTATTTGCTGCTCTGGAGACGACGGGTAG